DNA sequence from the Cellulophaga sp. HaHaR_3_176 genome:
GGCTATTTAAATAGGCCCGAACTTACTACTGCTTCATTTATTGATGATCATTTTGTTGCAAATAATAAAATGTATTTATCTGGCGATTTAGGGAAACTTTTGCCTAATGGACAAATGCAATGTTTAGGCCGCAGAGACCAACAGGTTAAAGTTAGAGGACATCGAATTGAATTAGGAGAAATTGAAAAAGTTATTGAAACACTGCCAAATATTAAAAAAAATGCAGTTTTAGTTAATAATTTAAAAAGCGGAGAACCAAGATTAGTTGCCTATTTACAATCTGCAACAGCTGATCAAGACTCGAATATTGTTCGGAATCAATTAGAAGAGATTCTTCCTGAATCTATGATTCCTTCAATTTTTATTTGGTTAAACGAATTTCCAATTACTACAAATGGTAAAATTGATAAAGAAAAATTACCACAACCAGAATATGTAAGACCAGATTCTGCACCACTTTTTAAAAAACCACGCACAAAGTTAGAAAAAGATATCGCATCGATATGGAGTGAGCAACTTCAGGTGCCAAGCATAGGTATTGATGACAACTTTTTTGAAATGGGAGGAACATCACTCCTTACTCAAAAAGTAGCAACCTTAATGAGGAAGCGTTTCAAACTAAAAATACCAGTAACAAAAATTTACCAACATCCTACTATAAAAGAAATAGCAACGTATATTGAAAATGACGACAAAACAGCGCCTTCTATTGATTATTCAAAAGTAAAAAAGAATAAAGCATCTAGCGATGTCGCTATTATTGGCATGGCAGGAAGATTCCCCGGAGCTGAATCAATTGATGAGCTATGGGATGTTCTTAAAAATGGAAAAGAAACGACTTCGTTTTTTACTCCAGAAGAACTTGATAAATCTATTTCAGAATCTTTAAGAAATGATCCGCTTTATGTAGGAGCTAGAGGTATTGTACCTTCTGTCAAAGAATTTGACGCAAAGTTTTTTGGTTTAAACAAAAAACTTGCCGAAGCAATGGATCCGCAGCAACGCTTATTTTTAGAAATAGCATGGGAAGCTTTGGAGCAATCAGGTCACCTTCCTAAACATTATAAAGGGAGTATCGGTGTTTATGCTGGTACAGGTACAAATACTTACTATAAAAATAACGTACTACCTAATAAAGAATTATTAAAACAAGTAGGTGTACTTCAGGCCAATACGGTTAACGAAAAAGATTATATATCTTCAAGAACAGCATATCATTTAAATTTAAAAGGGCCTGCAGTAAGTGTACACTCTGCTTGCTCAACATCTTTATTAGCTATAGCAGAAGCTGCAGATGCTATTAGAAATGGTCGTTGTGATGTTGCTTTGGCAGGAGGCTCAAGTATAACGGCACCTATTCATAGCGGACACCTTTATCAAGAAGGCTCTATGCTTAGTCATGATGGTCATTGCCGTTCTTTTGATGAAAATGGCAAAGGAACTGTATTTAGTGATGGGGCTGGTGTAGTACTTCTTAAAAGCTTAGAAGATGCTAAGGCTGATGGAGATATTATTTACGGCGTTATAAAAGGAGTCGGCATAAATAACGATGGCGGTAATAAAGGAAGTTTTACAGCCCCAAGTACAGAAGGGCAAGCTGGTGCTATATCTAACGCGCTAATTGATGCTGGTGTACAACCTTCTGAAATTAGTTACATTGAAGCTCATGGTACTGCAACACCTATTGGTGACCCAATAGAGATTGAAGGGCTAAAAATGGCTTTTGGTAAACAGGCTATTAATGGGTATTGCGCTATAGGTACTATCAAAAGTAATATGGGACACCTTACTGCTGCAGCTGGTGTTGCTGGTGTAATTAAGACAATATTATCATTAAAAAATCGTCAAATTCCCCCATCATTAGGTTTTGAGAAACCAAATCCATCTATTGATTTTGAAAATAGTCCGTTTTACGTTAATAACAAATTAAACGCTTGGGAATCTGATGGTCTCAGAAAAGCAGGGATTAGCTCTTTTGGAGTTGGCGGAACAAACGTGCATATCGTTGTCGAAGAATATAAAAATGAACAAAAAGTTTCTAGTGCTTCGCGATCGTTACAAATTTTACCTTGGTCAGCTAAAACACAAAATAGTTTACAAGGGTACCAATCTAAATTAGGTCATTATTTAAAAATAAATTCTGATTTTTCGCTTGCTGATGTTGCTCATTCTTTAGTTAATACGAGAGATTCGTTTACAAACAGAGGTTTTGTAATCGCAGAGAATATAGAAGATGCTTCTAATAAATTAACATTTGAAGACAATAAAAACATTAAAACAAATTTACTAAGTATTACCTCTAGTGAATTAGCTTTCTTATTCCCTGGGCAAGGTGCACAATATCTTCAAATGGGTAAATCTCTTTATACTGAAGAAAAAATATTTAAAGAAGCTGTAGATAAATGTGCTGAGTTATTAAAGTCTTATTTAAAATTAGATATTAGACAAATAATTTATCCTGATGAGAACTCAGAAGAGGCTGAATTAAAATTAAAAGACACCAAATACACACAACCAGCATTATTTGTTGTAGAGTACGCGCTTTCGCAACTATGGATGAGTTGGGGAATAAAGCCAACATTACTTTGTGGCCATAGTGTTGGGGAATTTGTAGCAGCTCATTTAGCGGGTATATTTACTTTAGAAGATGCATTACATCTTATTACAATGCGAGGTAAGCTAGTTAGTGAACTTCCGGGTGGTAGCATGTTATCTGTTCGATCTAATGTTGAACTTGTTAAAAATATAATTCCTAAAACACTATCCATTGCTGCTATCAATTCAGATCGATTAATTGTAGTTTCAGGTCCTGATAATGAAATTGAAAGTTTTTCAAAAGTCTTAGATGCAGAAAATATTGCTAATAAGCTTTTATTAACGAGTCATGCATTTCACTCTACAATGATGAATCCTGTTTTAGATGTTTTTGAAACAGAGGTAAAAAAGATAACATTAAATGTTCCTCGATTACCTATTGTATCTACAGTAACTGGAGATTGGTTAACAGATGCCGAAGCGACTAGTTCAGAATATTGGACAAATCATTTAAGAGCAACTGTAAACTTTTCGGGAGCCATGGAAACTGTTTTAAAGCTAGAAGATCCTTTATTGCTAGAAGTAGGCCCTGGTCGTGCGCTAACGACTCTGTCTATGCAAAAAACAGGTTTAAAATCTTTAGCTTCTATTGCTAGTTTATCGCTTCCTAAAGAAAATGAAACAGCTCATCATTCTGTGTTATCAGCATTAGGTACTTTATGGCTACACGGAGTAGAACCTAATTGGAATTCTTTTTATGGAGAACAAACCAGACAAAAACTTTTATTACCATCATATGTATTTGATCGTAAACCTTGCTGGGTAGAGCCTCTACCTATCGAGTTAAATAGTAACAAACAAACCAATAATATAGTAAATACCGAAGATCAATCTATTGATCTAGTACATAATACCGATTATAAATTTATGAGAAAACCTATCCTTCTTAATAAAATATCAGAGATTATAGAAGAAAACTCTGGAGTTGAAATTGAAGCTAATGATTTTAATCACAGTTTTTTAGAACTTGGCTTAGATTCTTTAGTGCTAACTCAAATGGCTATAACTTTTAAAAATGAGTTTAACACGCCAATTACCTTTAGACAGTTAAATGATGAACTTGGTTCTCCAAATTTGTTAGCAGATTATATTGATCAAATTTTACCTAAAGAAGTTTATGCTCCTGCCCCAACTGCTAATCCTGTTCAAGCACAAGCTCCTGTAAATCATGCAGCGCCAAATACAACAGTAGCACAACCTATAAATGTTTTAAGTAACCCTAATCAAAATACAGCATTAGGTTTAATTGCTCAACAATTACAACTTCTTGGGAAACAAATGGAGTTATTACAAGGAAACGACAATACAGTTGCACAAGTACAACCTGCGCCTGTTGCTCAACAACAAAAACCAGTAATAGCACCTGTTATTATTGATCCAGAAGGTTTATCTGAAGACGAGAAAAAAGAGCATCAAAAACCTTTTGGTGCATCACCCAAAATTGAAAAAAAATCGACAGGTGTAAATAGTAGTCAAAAAGCATTTTTAGATAATTTAGTTGAAAGCTATAATACTAAAACAGCTGGTAGTAAGGCATATTCTCAGAAGCATCGTAGTTATATGTCTGACCCAAGAGTTGTATCAGGTTTTAAACCAGAAACAAAAGAACTTATATACCCTATTGTTGTTGAAAGATCATCAGGAAATCGTCTTTGGGATTTAGACAACAATGAATACATTGATACTTTAAATGGTTTTGGATCATGTCTATTTGGTCACCAACCAGATTTTATCAAAGAAGCATTACACAAGCAAATTGAAAGTGGTTATGAGGTAGGACCTCAACACCCACTAGCAGGTGAAGTTTGTGAGTTA
Encoded proteins:
- a CDS encoding polyketide synthase, with protein sequence MKPAYTIQGPALEYPKSTLHELLEKQAIAYPRAVALEFDNEKICYGKLQEDINKTAHYLWSKGVRPGQVIAISLDRSPDLITSIFAVLQCGAAYVPIDASYPTKRFEMIIADSEASYIICKSTKNDLSDTSKNIFIEDIIKGRNDNSSKSLDIIVQPISVAYIIYTSGSTGKPKGVQVSHLNTINLVYSMGVEPGISREDKIFALTTISFDAMVMEVFLPLIHGASIVLVDEETRLDGEILLEKALKDNITMMWGTPSIWQILLDSDWKTPLNIKALIGGEPVPLNLANKLLELCSELWNIYGPTETTVCAFLTKISKGDTQIAIGKPVANTHAYLIDEKGNHVTKGEVGEIVIGGDGVSLGYLNRPELTTASFIDDHFVANNKMYLSGDLGKLLPNGQMQCLGRRDQQVKVRGHRIELGEIEKVIETLPNIKKNAVLVNNLKSGEPRLVAYLQSATADQDSNIVRNQLEEILPESMIPSIFIWLNEFPITTNGKIDKEKLPQPEYVRPDSAPLFKKPRTKLEKDIASIWSEQLQVPSIGIDDNFFEMGGTSLLTQKVATLMRKRFKLKIPVTKIYQHPTIKEIATYIENDDKTAPSIDYSKVKKNKASSDVAIIGMAGRFPGAESIDELWDVLKNGKETTSFFTPEELDKSISESLRNDPLYVGARGIVPSVKEFDAKFFGLNKKLAEAMDPQQRLFLEIAWEALEQSGHLPKHYKGSIGVYAGTGTNTYYKNNVLPNKELLKQVGVLQANTVNEKDYISSRTAYHLNLKGPAVSVHSACSTSLLAIAEAADAIRNGRCDVALAGGSSITAPIHSGHLYQEGSMLSHDGHCRSFDENGKGTVFSDGAGVVLLKSLEDAKADGDIIYGVIKGVGINNDGGNKGSFTAPSTEGQAGAISNALIDAGVQPSEISYIEAHGTATPIGDPIEIEGLKMAFGKQAINGYCAIGTIKSNMGHLTAAAGVAGVIKTILSLKNRQIPPSLGFEKPNPSIDFENSPFYVNNKLNAWESDGLRKAGISSFGVGGTNVHIVVEEYKNEQKVSSASRSLQILPWSAKTQNSLQGYQSKLGHYLKINSDFSLADVAHSLVNTRDSFTNRGFVIAENIEDASNKLTFEDNKNIKTNLLSITSSELAFLFPGQGAQYLQMGKSLYTEEKIFKEAVDKCAELLKSYLKLDIRQIIYPDENSEEAELKLKDTKYTQPALFVVEYALSQLWMSWGIKPTLLCGHSVGEFVAAHLAGIFTLEDALHLITMRGKLVSELPGGSMLSVRSNVELVKNIIPKTLSIAAINSDRLIVVSGPDNEIESFSKVLDAENIANKLLLTSHAFHSTMMNPVLDVFETEVKKITLNVPRLPIVSTVTGDWLTDAEATSSEYWTNHLRATVNFSGAMETVLKLEDPLLLEVGPGRALTTLSMQKTGLKSLASIASLSLPKENETAHHSVLSALGTLWLHGVEPNWNSFYGEQTRQKLLLPSYVFDRKPCWVEPLPIELNSNKQTNNIVNTEDQSIDLVHNTDYKFMRKPILLNKISEIIEENSGVEIEANDFNHSFLELGLDSLVLTQMAITFKNEFNTPITFRQLNDELGSPNLLADYIDQILPKEVYAPAPTANPVQAQAPVNHAAPNTTVAQPINVLSNPNQNTALGLIAQQLQLLGKQMELLQGNDNTVAQVQPAPVAQQQKPVIAPVIIDPEGLSEDEKKEHQKPFGASPKIEKKSTGVNSSQKAFLDNLVESYNTKTAGSKAYSQKHRSYMSDPRVVSGFKPETKELIYPIVVERSSGNRLWDLDNNEYIDTLNGFGSCLFGHQPDFIKEALHKQIESGYEVGPQHPLAGEVCELLRDFTGHDRIALCNTGSEAVLGAMRIARTVTGRSLIVAFSGSYHGINDEALVRGSKKLKTFPAAAGILSQSVQNVLVLEYGTDESLEIIRQRSHELAAVVVEPVQSRRPEFQPIEFLNKVREITKASETALVFDEVITGFRMHPGGAQALFNIKADIAAYGKVIGGGLSIGAIAGNSTWMDAIDGGFWKYGDKSYPEVGVTYFAGTFVRHPLALAASKASLIFMKEQGPELQTRLTAMTESLVSDLILEIKKRKLPIEVNYFGSLWRLKFLEEVPYSELLFVLMREKGIHIWDGFPCFITNAYNEQDINKLKSVFTSCLDELISAGILISNSQNNTSFTSDLNKPPVTGARLGMDEFGNPAWFIKDVNKESGFAKIEL